One window from the genome of Desulfopila inferna encodes:
- a CDS encoding HPF/RaiA family ribosome-associated protein → MRIPPEISFHGLDRSEYLENLIYNDIAKLEKLSDNLISCRVGIVLEQKSRKTSNPYRVRIEMRFPPGHDLVVNHKSGLKEDTEDLPTVIKNAFKSAQRRLKQQIEKQQGVRKVHPQQETIALITKIFSDEGYGFLRSTDGEEVYFHRNSILNYDFDQLKPGDGVNFTAELGDEGLQASSVMVVDASGGRSGEESASDPLSDQPLGWEREEY, encoded by the coding sequence ATGCGTATACCCCCTGAAATTTCCTTTCATGGATTGGATCGAAGCGAGTATCTTGAAAATCTGATTTACAACGATATAGCCAAACTCGAAAAATTGAGCGATAACCTCATCAGCTGCCGGGTTGGAATTGTACTGGAGCAGAAAAGCCGCAAAACATCCAACCCCTATCGAGTACGCATTGAAATGCGTTTTCCACCGGGGCATGATCTTGTCGTCAACCATAAATCGGGTTTAAAGGAAGACACGGAAGATCTGCCGACTGTAATCAAAAACGCCTTCAAGTCAGCGCAACGTCGCTTGAAGCAGCAAATTGAAAAGCAACAGGGGGTGCGGAAGGTTCATCCCCAGCAGGAGACAATCGCCCTGATCACCAAAATATTTTCCGATGAAGGATATGGGTTTTTACGTTCAACCGATGGAGAGGAAGTCTATTTTCACCGCAACAGCATCCTCAATTATGATTTCGATCAGTTAAAACCAGGAGACGGAGTTAATTTCACAGCCGAACTCGGCGATGAAGGGCTGCAGGCTTCATCCGTCATGGTTGTCGATGCCTCCGGTGGGCGTAGCGGGGAGGAATCTGCATCGGATCCGCTGTCTGATCAACCGTTGGGGTGGGAAAGAGAAGAGTACTAG
- a CDS encoding class I SAM-dependent methyltransferase — translation MNDQAARAESALSRNQTEDKWNLETILDPRKIRKGHTRWNQFHAALLQMNCKDLAGPILDFGFGIGYFVLEGLRRQKNIWGVDLLPGKIERYQRLIDYTESPEEWKKRCVIADGEELPFHSESFSAISSWYVFEHIPFPSLVLRELVRITRKDGVIAIRAQDARNGWEGHCKIPWVPFLSGRMAEAWIEEFGKSPALRRGVYDITQPQVISILEELGCTIVKQAPSPLLLIKDHWKLSSEKEVRSRARQVRQEFEKGEWQPQPENLYIYACKR, via the coding sequence ATGAATGATCAAGCAGCAAGGGCAGAAAGCGCCCTTTCCCGAAATCAGACTGAGGACAAATGGAACCTTGAAACCATATTGGACCCCAGGAAAATAAGGAAGGGCCACACCAGGTGGAATCAGTTTCATGCCGCCCTGCTTCAAATGAACTGCAAGGATCTTGCCGGTCCGATTCTCGATTTCGGTTTTGGAATCGGCTATTTTGTTCTTGAAGGCCTGCGTCGCCAAAAGAATATCTGGGGTGTCGATCTCCTCCCGGGCAAAATCGAGCGTTACCAAAGGCTTATTGATTATACTGAAAGTCCGGAAGAATGGAAAAAACGCTGTGTAATCGCTGACGGCGAGGAATTGCCTTTTCACTCCGAGTCGTTTTCGGCAATCAGCTCCTGGTATGTCTTTGAGCATATCCCCTTTCCATCCCTGGTACTTCGGGAACTGGTACGCATTACCAGAAAAGACGGGGTTATCGCCATCCGCGCCCAAGATGCCCGTAACGGCTGGGAAGGCCATTGCAAGATTCCCTGGGTGCCATTTCTCTCCGGAAGAATGGCTGAAGCCTGGATTGAAGAGTTTGGAAAATCTCCGGCATTACGCCGGGGCGTATACGACATAACCCAGCCCCAGGTAATTTCGATACTCGAGGAGCTTGGCTGTACAATCGTCAAACAGGCTCCCAGTCCTCTTCTCTTAATAAAGGATCACTGGAAACTCTCCTCGGAAAAGGAGGTACGCAGCCGGGCGCGCCAGGTAAGGCAGGAATTCGAAAAAGGAGAATGGCAGCCGCAACCGGAAAATCTCTACATTTATGCCTGCAAAAGATAA
- a CDS encoding serine hydrolase — protein MIRILTILLFFVIVPCTVFAQNDQYDIAYIWDTSLENVIDYQRQLEKVLDPQEIDRLNIVRRDPGDYGLIYNLGGTALTSAQLMIQHSEALRQAGLSECSAMKNDGYYQLYNVSYGVGPNIEALKKVHEKISHYLGEEVEKNLFIVETGSENYALIYRRMGDRASTYAVAQKHRNLLKAQRISTAILPEFNNRVVFGTSPEGAATEPISTPVTEVVTVIPDASPALPKEEQPVITLTPDLVKRIVREAPSGNPQFEKHIEEFIGELRRKGELRSNERTSWMVYDLTKNEPLVNINSDQIFQAASMIKPFISLAFFHQVKEGGLVYGPKSRRNMEAMIQHSNNASTNWIMRMAGGPAHVEGLLRKHYGHIFKNTLIKEYIPAGGRTYKNSALPSDYVRFLLALWNDELPYSKEIRRLMSLPGRDRLYDGTPIPRGTKVYNKTGSTAYLCGDMGILVLHDKTGQPYPYVIVGIIEQNSRPKNYGHWMRTRGDVIRKVSTLVYEQIKDQYKL, from the coding sequence ATGATTCGAATCCTTACCATATTGCTCTTTTTCGTCATTGTTCCCTGCACAGTTTTCGCCCAGAACGATCAATATGATATAGCGTATATCTGGGACACCAGCCTGGAGAATGTTATTGATTACCAGCGGCAATTAGAAAAGGTCTTGGATCCGCAGGAAATAGATCGCCTGAACATTGTCCGCCGTGATCCCGGAGATTACGGACTAATCTACAATCTCGGCGGCACCGCCCTGACTTCCGCGCAATTGATGATTCAGCATAGTGAAGCACTTCGCCAGGCTGGTCTTTCCGAATGCTCTGCAATGAAGAATGATGGCTATTATCAACTCTATAATGTCAGCTATGGGGTGGGACCAAACATTGAGGCACTGAAGAAGGTCCATGAAAAAATCAGCCATTATCTCGGTGAGGAGGTGGAGAAAAATCTCTTTATTGTGGAGACGGGTTCTGAGAATTACGCCCTTATCTATCGACGCATGGGAGATCGTGCCTCAACTTACGCTGTAGCCCAAAAACACCGAAACCTGCTCAAAGCACAACGTATCTCAACAGCAATTTTACCGGAATTCAACAACCGTGTGGTATTTGGCACATCGCCCGAGGGTGCTGCAACAGAACCAATATCGACTCCGGTCACCGAGGTGGTCACTGTCATACCGGATGCCTCCCCTGCCCTGCCCAAGGAAGAGCAACCTGTAATTACCTTGACGCCAGATTTGGTTAAACGGATTGTCAGAGAGGCCCCTTCCGGCAATCCGCAATTTGAAAAACATATTGAGGAATTCATAGGTGAACTGCGCCGCAAAGGAGAACTGAGAAGCAATGAGAGAACCAGTTGGATGGTATATGACCTGACCAAGAACGAGCCTCTTGTCAATATCAATTCAGATCAGATTTTTCAAGCTGCCAGTATGATCAAGCCCTTCATATCGTTGGCCTTCTTTCACCAGGTAAAAGAAGGCGGCCTGGTATATGGCCCCAAAAGCAGAAGAAATATGGAAGCTATGATCCAGCACAGCAACAATGCTTCCACCAACTGGATAATGCGGATGGCAGGCGGACCTGCGCATGTCGAAGGCTTACTGCGAAAGCACTACGGTCATATATTTAAAAACACCCTGATCAAAGAATATATACCAGCCGGAGGCAGAACCTATAAGAACAGTGCTCTGCCTTCCGATTATGTCAGGTTTCTTTTGGCTCTGTGGAATGATGAGCTGCCGTACAGCAAAGAGATCCGCCGCCTGATGTCCCTTCCCGGACGTGACCGCCTCTATGACGGCACCCCGATTCCCCGAGGCACCAAAGTCTATAACAAAACCGGTTCGACCGCCTACCTCTGCGGTGACATGGGTATCCTTGTCCTGCACGATAAAACGGGTCAGCCTTATCCCTATGTTATCGTCGGTATTATTGAACAAAACAGCCGTCCCAAAAATTACGGGCACTGGATGCGCACCCGGGGTGATGTGATCAGAAAAGTTTCTACTCTGGTTTACGAACAGATTAAAGACCAGTATAAGCTTTAA
- a CDS encoding thioredoxin family protein yields the protein MSDAMKIAGYGVFGTPTVVIDGEVKSVGKIPTKEDVVGWLKK from the coding sequence GTGAGTGATGCCATGAAAATAGCGGGTTATGGGGTGTTTGGCACTCCCACAGTGGTTATCGACGGTGAGGTGAAATCCGTTGGCAAGATTCCCACCAAAGAGGATGTTGTTGGTTGGCTTAAAAAATAA
- a CDS encoding thioredoxin family protein, with protein MIKIQPRWTLIIAAILIAVAGTYSLLSARSSPSEGKENLQAATAPAPGLVTMIDLGASECIPCKMMAPILEELKEEYQGKADIIFIDVWQKPDQAKKYGIRAIPTQIFFDADGREVQRHVGFLDKKQIIKILRELGVS; from the coding sequence TTGATAAAAATACAACCTAGATGGACACTGATTATCGCTGCCATTCTCATTGCTGTCGCAGGAACATACAGCCTGCTGTCGGCACGATCTTCACCAAGTGAGGGCAAGGAGAATTTGCAGGCGGCCACTGCGCCTGCTCCCGGTTTGGTCACAATGATCGACCTGGGTGCCTCCGAATGTATTCCGTGCAAGATGATGGCACCTATTCTCGAAGAGCTCAAAGAGGAATATCAAGGCAAGGCGGATATTATCTTTATCGATGTGTGGCAGAAACCTGATCAGGCAAAAAAGTATGGCATCCGGGCAATCCCAACACAGATTTTCTTTGATGCCGACGGCAGGGAAGTGCAGCGGCACGTTGGTTTTCTTGATAAAAAGCAGATCATTAAAATTTTGAGAGAACTCGGAGTCTCCTGA
- a CDS encoding cytochrome c biogenesis CcdA family protein — MFDHFLLAVNQWMNSGLALAATGAFLWGLVSVLFSPCHLASIPLVVAYVGGQETAVQPRKAGWYACSFTLGLFITIAGLGIVCSLLGRMLGDVGIWWQIPVGAVLIWVALGMLGVQACSMNGSLLYRLRLKGISGAFGLGLTYGILSGTCTFGFIAPILAIVTVQQKVLTGSVMMLLFALGHCLPIVIAGSSTALIRKLMENSAYQGAGLWFRRGAGTVIAGLGCYFIAGPFIGSA; from the coding sequence ATGTTCGATCACTTCCTGCTTGCCGTGAACCAGTGGATGAACAGCGGGTTGGCTCTGGCCGCAACAGGAGCTTTTCTCTGGGGCCTGGTCAGTGTCTTGTTCAGTCCCTGTCACCTGGCTTCCATCCCTCTCGTCGTCGCCTATGTGGGCGGTCAGGAAACCGCAGTTCAGCCACGCAAGGCCGGATGGTATGCCTGCTCCTTCACACTGGGGCTGTTTATCACCATTGCCGGGCTGGGTATTGTCTGCTCCCTGTTGGGCCGCATGCTTGGTGATGTGGGCATCTGGTGGCAGATTCCGGTCGGCGCTGTTCTTATCTGGGTAGCCCTGGGCATGCTTGGCGTGCAGGCCTGTTCCATGAACGGTTCACTGCTGTATCGCCTCAGGCTGAAAGGCATATCCGGAGCATTCGGTCTTGGGTTGACTTATGGAATACTCTCCGGCACCTGCACCTTCGGTTTCATCGCTCCCATACTCGCCATTGTAACGGTGCAGCAAAAAGTTCTTACAGGCTCGGTGATGATGCTCCTTTTTGCCCTTGGCCATTGTCTGCCGATAGTCATCGCCGGCAGCTCCACTGCGTTGATTCGTAAGCTTATGGAAAATAGCGCCTACCAGGGTGCAGGGCTATGGTTCCGACGCGGCGCCGGGACGGTGATTGCCGGACTGGGATGCTATTTTATTGCAGGTCCCTTTATCGGCAGCGCCTGA
- a CDS encoding ferritin-like domain-containing protein yields MNLQKIYEYALQREEEGYQFFKRNAEEASHGAAIEIFEKLANEELKHIQYIKELINTPEEEAGPTNTPLEKDSWFEDRAGRELLDQSLIESMIPDIAVLRTAYLIEHDLSEFYEMAAKNSSGVAQLAFSQLAAWERGHEAFFKELHDRIFQEYTEMPWGG; encoded by the coding sequence ATGAACTTGCAGAAAATCTATGAGTATGCACTTCAGAGAGAAGAGGAAGGATATCAGTTTTTCAAACGTAATGCCGAAGAGGCAAGCCATGGAGCAGCGATAGAGATCTTTGAGAAGCTTGCAAATGAAGAACTGAAACATATCCAATACATAAAGGAGCTTATCAATACTCCCGAAGAAGAAGCAGGTCCTACCAACACTCCTCTTGAAAAAGATAGCTGGTTTGAAGATCGTGCAGGCCGGGAGCTGTTGGACCAGAGCTTGATTGAGTCAATGATTCCCGATATCGCTGTCTTAAGGACAGCATATTTGATTGAACACGACCTTTCTGAGTTTTATGAGATGGCCGCCAAAAATTCCTCAGGTGTTGCCCAGCTGGCCTTCTCTCAGCTGGCCGCATGGGAACGTGGGCATGAAGCCTTCTTCAAGGAACTACACGACAGAATCTTTCAGGAGTATACCGAAATGCCATGGGGCGGATGA
- the fdhF gene encoding formate dehydrogenase subunit alpha — protein sequence MDYRTVLTTCTYCGCGCNFFLEVLDGDPIGTIPCKTSPVNEGKLCIKGWNVHEFIRNKHRLTQPLIRKNDKLEEVSWDEALDYTASRLKEIAAESGPDSIGFLTSAKVTNEENYLLQKFARAAVKTNNIDHCARLUHSSTVAGLAAAFGSGAMTNSIEEFEDADCIFIIGSNTTVAHPLVATRIYRAKKNGAKIIVADPRKVHISEIADIHVNHTMGTDVALINGIMNVILAKGWHDQAFIDEQTEDFEACRKVIEGFTPDKASAICGVPAADIERIAECYGTADKASIIYCMGITQHTTGVDNVKSLANLAMLTGSLGKESSGVNPLRGQNNVQGACDMGGLPNVFTAYQPVTSAGVIEKFAKAWQVDSLSDKVGLTIPAMLEGLDNDSVKALYIMGENPVVSDPDVTHVKKALEKAEFLVVQDIFLTATAEMADVVLPGVSFAEKDGTFSNTERRVSRVRQAIEPRGEARQDWQIIQDISSRFGYPMSYSSPEEIFDEMAKLTPSYAGISYERLEGDGLQWPCPAPDHPGTRYLHKGRIARGKGLFHGIGFQVPAENVDDDYPFWFSTGRVFAHYHTGTMTRNSPTLDAEIKEGFIELSIADAERLGVINGEVVTVSSRRGSVDTKALVTKRIEKGSAFMPFHFIESCANILTNSAYDPICKIPELKVCAVNIVKKAA from the coding sequence ATGGATTACAGGACAGTACTGACAACATGTACATACTGTGGTTGTGGCTGCAACTTTTTTCTGGAAGTGCTGGATGGCGACCCGATTGGCACCATACCCTGCAAAACAAGCCCGGTTAATGAAGGAAAACTCTGCATTAAAGGCTGGAATGTCCATGAATTCATCCGCAATAAACATCGCTTGACCCAGCCGCTTATCCGTAAAAACGATAAGCTTGAAGAGGTCTCCTGGGATGAGGCTCTTGACTACACGGCTTCGAGACTGAAGGAGATTGCGGCAGAGAGCGGACCGGACAGCATAGGTTTTTTAACTTCCGCTAAGGTTACCAACGAGGAAAACTACCTGCTGCAGAAGTTTGCCCGTGCGGCGGTGAAGACCAACAACATAGATCATTGCGCCCGTCTCTGACACTCTTCCACCGTGGCAGGTCTTGCCGCAGCTTTTGGAAGTGGCGCGATGACGAATTCCATCGAGGAGTTTGAAGACGCCGACTGCATTTTCATCATCGGTTCAAACACCACGGTTGCTCATCCTCTGGTAGCCACCCGCATTTATCGGGCCAAGAAGAACGGTGCCAAGATCATTGTCGCCGATCCGCGCAAGGTCCATATCTCCGAAATTGCCGATATTCACGTCAACCATACAATGGGAACCGATGTCGCTCTGATCAACGGTATTATGAATGTGATCCTGGCAAAAGGCTGGCACGATCAAGCCTTTATTGATGAACAGACCGAGGACTTCGAGGCCTGCCGGAAGGTAATCGAGGGCTTTACTCCGGATAAGGCCTCGGCAATATGCGGCGTACCGGCTGCAGACATCGAGCGGATCGCCGAATGTTACGGGACTGCCGATAAGGCTTCGATCATATACTGCATGGGAATCACCCAGCATACCACCGGAGTGGACAATGTCAAATCGCTTGCCAATCTGGCCATGCTTACCGGCAGCCTGGGCAAGGAATCCTCAGGTGTGAATCCGTTACGCGGCCAGAATAATGTGCAGGGAGCCTGTGACATGGGCGGTCTTCCTAACGTCTTTACGGCCTATCAGCCGGTAACCTCTGCAGGTGTGATCGAGAAGTTCGCCAAAGCCTGGCAGGTTGATTCTCTCTCCGACAAGGTTGGGCTTACCATTCCCGCAATGCTCGAAGGTCTGGATAATGACAGTGTTAAGGCACTTTATATCATGGGGGAGAACCCGGTGGTCAGTGACCCGGATGTCACCCATGTAAAAAAAGCTCTAGAGAAGGCCGAGTTTCTGGTGGTGCAGGATATTTTCCTCACAGCTACCGCGGAAATGGCGGATGTCGTTTTACCGGGCGTCTCTTTTGCCGAAAAAGACGGTACTTTTTCCAATACCGAAAGGCGGGTCAGCAGGGTACGTCAGGCCATTGAACCGCGCGGCGAGGCGCGGCAGGACTGGCAGATAATTCAGGATATCTCCAGCCGCTTCGGCTACCCGATGAGCTATTCCTCACCCGAGGAAATCTTCGACGAGATGGCTAAGTTAACTCCTTCCTATGCCGGAATATCCTATGAACGGCTGGAGGGCGACGGCCTGCAGTGGCCTTGTCCTGCTCCGGATCATCCCGGAACCCGTTATCTTCACAAGGGCAGGATTGCCCGCGGCAAAGGGCTGTTTCACGGTATTGGCTTTCAGGTTCCTGCTGAAAATGTGGATGATGATTATCCTTTCTGGTTCTCCACAGGAAGGGTCTTTGCCCATTACCACACCGGCACCATGACCAGGAATTCACCCACTCTCGATGCTGAAATCAAAGAAGGTTTCATTGAGCTGAGTATTGCCGATGCCGAAAGATTGGGGGTCATCAATGGGGAAGTCGTCACCGTCTCATCGAGACGGGGCAGCGTCGATACCAAGGCCCTTGTGACCAAACGTATCGAAAAAGGATCCGCCTTTATGCCCTTCCATTTTATAGAAAGCTGTGCCAATATATTGACAAACTCGGCCTACGATCCGATCTGTAAGATTCCGGAGCTGAAGGTCTGCGCCGTTAATATTGTCAAAAAAGCCGCTTAA
- a CDS encoding 4Fe-4S binding protein: MIDTIKKKVKDLLESDEIAGFMGLALKHGHVAPHLYRKGDDMENMVLGDTKKAGDSRYPLNKYLINLYRAYPGEVFGVLVRGCDDRGLQTLYTWNQLDPKKVVPVGIACPQELADACECSQPYPKEIMAGEAVQAGASKSVAEIDALGLTERFSYWMEEFVKCIKCYGCSNICPMCFCSECSLKCDDLIKKGELPPEIPAFHHTRAMHMVGRCIDCGLCEEACPSHIPLRTLYKKVNAVMDEQFDFKTGMNRRRSPLNTIEPVQGKE, translated from the coding sequence ATGATTGACACTATCAAGAAAAAAGTAAAAGACCTCCTGGAATCAGATGAGATTGCAGGATTCATGGGCCTTGCCCTGAAACATGGCCATGTCGCTCCTCATTTGTACCGGAAGGGCGACGATATGGAGAACATGGTTTTGGGCGATACCAAAAAAGCTGGTGATTCCAGATATCCTCTCAACAAATATCTGATAAATCTGTACCGGGCTTACCCCGGGGAAGTTTTCGGTGTGCTGGTCAGGGGATGTGACGACAGGGGACTGCAAACGCTCTATACCTGGAACCAGCTTGATCCCAAGAAGGTTGTGCCGGTTGGTATTGCCTGTCCGCAGGAACTGGCTGATGCCTGCGAATGTTCGCAGCCCTATCCGAAGGAGATCATGGCGGGGGAAGCCGTCCAGGCGGGGGCCTCAAAATCGGTTGCTGAAATCGATGCACTGGGATTGACCGAGCGGTTCTCCTACTGGATGGAGGAGTTTGTCAAATGCATCAAATGCTACGGCTGCTCTAATATCTGTCCCATGTGTTTCTGCAGTGAATGCAGCCTCAAGTGCGATGACCTGATAAAGAAAGGTGAACTACCTCCCGAAATTCCTGCGTTTCATCACACCAGGGCAATGCATATGGTTGGGCGCTGTATAGACTGCGGGCTATGCGAGGAAGCCTGTCCTTCACATATCCCTCTGCGGACCCTGTATAAGAAAGTCAATGCCGTCATGGATGAGCAATTTGATTTTAAAACAGGCATGAACCGCCGGAGATCTCCGCTAAATACTATAGAGCCTGTACAGGGTAAAGAATAG
- a CDS encoding hydrogenase iron-sulfur subunit — MSDDIFEPKIVCFLCTWUAYAAADLAGVSRLQYPANVRTVRVMCSGSVSPHHILLAFQRGVDGVFVGGUHLGECNYLYGNYSTRKRVTVLREMLKFSGIEEERLKASWVSSAEAPELVHEFNTFIDELRRLGPSPLKNDYRKELA, encoded by the coding sequence ATGAGTGACGACATTTTCGAACCCAAGATCGTCTGTTTTCTGTGTACCTGGTGAGCATACGCCGCTGCTGACCTGGCTGGGGTCAGTCGTTTGCAGTACCCGGCGAATGTTCGCACGGTCCGGGTAATGTGTAGTGGGAGTGTGTCACCGCACCATATTCTTTTGGCGTTTCAACGTGGGGTGGATGGTGTATTTGTCGGCGGCTGACACCTCGGCGAATGCAATTACCTGTATGGTAATTATTCCACCAGGAAGCGTGTAACCGTTCTCAGGGAGATGCTCAAGTTCAGCGGAATCGAAGAGGAGCGTCTCAAGGCGAGCTGGGTTTCTTCAGCTGAAGCACCGGAGCTGGTTCATGAATTTAATACGTTCATCGACGAGCTGCGCAGGCTGGGGCCGTCCCCTTTGAAGAATGATTACAGAAAAGAATTGGCCTAA
- a CDS encoding CoB--CoM heterodisulfide reductase iron-sulfur subunit A family protein, with amino-acid sequence MKNKGNENTEELRVGVFICDCGSNIAGHLDCKSVTEYAATLPGVVYTKENLYTCSESGIGEIQNAIRQNDLNRVVVASCSPRTHAPLFSSSCAQAGLNPYLFEMVNIRDQCSWVHMGKRDTATAKAMDLVRMGVAKSTMLEPQLDIESSLIRKILVIGGGIAGLSAAEALAGMGLEVLLVEKEKEFGGVMRDLHLLENGTSAAERIAGLAEKVGAISNITALADTRVTEITGYIGNYKVAYQIAGGEKKEETVGCIVVASGGVPLTGEGLFGYNGETVITQMELEKRLKEGSFKGSKIVMIQCAGARNAEREYCSRICCATAVKNAMIIKRKYPLANVHILYRDMQMYGDEKEQMLWDARGMGISFDVYDPEREPQVNEGKVVFHQSVLGVTKEIDTDLVVLSTPLVARADASEIAGLMRVPTDKNGFFLEAHAKLRPLDFAADGIFVCGSARYPSTSVEARTQGMGVASRIGAILFKDMLVKSAIVAQIDAESCVGCMGCLNVCPYDAISYNRETRVCEVKEILCKGCGNCAATCPSHSAILRGYKPEQLLAQIRAI; translated from the coding sequence ATGAAAAATAAGGGTAATGAAAATACTGAGGAATTACGGGTTGGCGTATTTATTTGCGATTGCGGATCCAATATTGCCGGTCATCTCGACTGCAAATCAGTCACGGAATACGCCGCCACTCTGCCTGGGGTTGTCTATACCAAGGAAAATCTCTATACCTGTTCGGAATCCGGAATCGGCGAGATCCAGAACGCCATCAGGCAAAACGATCTCAACCGGGTTGTAGTTGCCTCGTGTTCCCCCCGGACGCATGCACCGCTCTTCTCCAGTTCCTGTGCCCAGGCCGGGCTCAATCCCTATCTTTTTGAAATGGTGAATATCCGGGACCAGTGTTCATGGGTGCATATGGGCAAACGGGATACCGCCACCGCAAAGGCTATGGATCTGGTGCGCATGGGGGTCGCCAAAAGTACGATGCTCGAACCTCAGTTGGACATTGAATCCTCCCTGATTCGCAAAATTCTCGTGATCGGCGGTGGCATCGCCGGACTTTCCGCGGCTGAAGCTCTGGCCGGCATGGGACTTGAAGTCCTGCTGGTTGAGAAAGAAAAAGAATTCGGTGGCGTGATGCGGGATCTTCATCTTCTCGAAAACGGCACTTCCGCAGCAGAGCGGATTGCCGGGCTGGCCGAAAAGGTCGGCGCCATATCTAATATCACCGCACTGGCAGACACACGGGTGACCGAGATAACCGGTTATATCGGCAACTACAAGGTCGCATACCAGATAGCAGGGGGAGAGAAAAAAGAAGAAACCGTAGGCTGCATCGTGGTGGCTTCCGGTGGTGTCCCTCTTACCGGTGAAGGTTTGTTCGGCTACAACGGTGAAACGGTCATTACCCAGATGGAGCTCGAAAAAAGGCTCAAGGAAGGATCGTTCAAGGGTTCTAAAATAGTGATGATCCAGTGCGCCGGAGCACGCAATGCGGAACGGGAATACTGTTCGCGAATCTGCTGTGCCACCGCGGTAAAAAACGCTATGATCATCAAGCGTAAATATCCGCTGGCAAATGTCCATATTCTCTACCGCGACATGCAGATGTACGGTGATGAAAAGGAGCAAATGCTCTGGGATGCCAGGGGGATGGGAATAAGCTTCGATGTCTATGATCCGGAGAGAGAGCCGCAGGTCAATGAAGGCAAAGTGGTCTTTCATCAGTCAGTGCTGGGAGTGACCAAGGAGATCGATACTGATCTTGTTGTGCTTTCCACACCTCTTGTCGCCAGGGCAGACGCCTCCGAGATCGCCGGGCTGATGAGGGTTCCCACCGATAAGAACGGTTTCTTTCTGGAGGCCCATGCCAAACTTCGTCCCCTTGATTTTGCAGCGGATGGCATATTCGTCTGCGGCAGTGCCCGCTATCCGAGTACTTCGGTTGAGGCGCGGACCCAGGGCATGGGCGTTGCTTCACGGATCGGCGCCATCCTTTTCAAGGACATGTTGGTGAAAAGTGCGATTGTCGCACAGATTGATGCAGAATCCTGTGTAGGCTGCATGGGATGTCTCAATGTCTGTCCCTATGATGCCATCAGCTACAACAGGGAAACTAGAGTGTGTGAGGTCAAGGAGATTCTCTGCAAGGGCTGCGGTAACTGTGCCGCGACATGTCCCTCTCACAGCGCCATTCTGAGAGGGTATAAACCGGAGCAATTGTTGGCGCAGATACGGGCAATCTAG